The DNA segment GGATTTATGTCTAAAACTGCTGCATCGCCCATTGCCGTTATCGTTCTGGCGGCTGGTCTGGGCACGCGAATGAAATCCTCCACCCCCAAGATGCTCCATGAACTGTGTGGCCGTTCCATGCTCTCGCATGCGGTCCATGCGGCCGCTGGCGTATCTCCGGACCATATTGTGGTGGTGACGGGTCACCAGCGGGAACGTGTGCAGCAGGCGGTGGCAGGCATTGCGGAGGAGCTCAACCGCCCTGTTCTCACTGCCGTGCAGGAAGAACAGAATGGCACCGGCCATGCTGTGATGTGCGGTTTATCCGCTCTGCCGGAGGATTTCACCGGGACCATTCTGGTGACAACCTCCGATGTGCCAATGTTGGACTCCGCCACTTTGCATGACCTGCTGGATGTCCACGACCAGCACCCGCGCCCGGCAGTCACAGTATTGACGGCCACCGTCCCCGACCCCACTGGCTATGGTCGTATCGTCCGTAACTCTAACGGCGAGGTCCTTTCCATCGTCGAGCAGGCGGATGCCAGCGAGGATGAGAAGGTCATCAACGAGGTGAACTCGGGCGTGTACGCTTTTGACGCAACCCAGCTGCGGCGCTCCCTGGAACTCCTAGATACAAATAATGAGCAGGGCGAACTCTATCTCACCGATGTTATTTCTATCGCTCGCCAGGCCGACCGTCCGGTGCGTGCACACCGTCTTGACGACGCCTTCGTTGTCGCCGGCGTCAACAACCGTGTGCAGATGGCGGAAGTCGCCGCGGAAATGAACCGCCGTATTCTCACCCATTGGATGACGGAGGGCGTCACTATTGTTGATCCTCTTAACACCTGGATCGACGTGGATGTGGAACTTTCCCGCGACGTCACGATCTTGCCTGGCTGCCAGCTTCATGGCACCACAACAGTAGCTGAAGCCGCCACCATTGGCCCCGACTGTTCTCTCACCAATATCACAGTGGGACGAGACGCTGAAGTGGTCCGCGCCCATGGATCCGATGCGGTGATCGGTGACGGCGCCACAGTGGGCCCCTGGGCGTACCTGCGTCCTGGTACCAATCTGGGCCCCGAATCGAAGATGGGTACTTTCACAGAGATGAAGAACGCCACCATTGGTCGCGGTACCAAAGTGCCGCACCTCAGCTATGTGGGCGATGCCACTGTGGGCGAGTACTCCAATATTGGGGCAGCCAGCGTCTTTGTTAACTACGACGGAGTACACAAACACCACACCACTATCGGTTCTCATGTACGGATGGGGTCCGACACTATGTATGTTGCCCCCGTGACAGTGGGTGACGGCGTCTACTCCGGGGCTGGCACTATCATTCGCCGCGATGTTCCACCCG comes from the Lawsonella clevelandensis genome and includes:
- the glmU gene encoding bifunctional UDP-N-acetylglucosamine diphosphorylase/glucosamine-1-phosphate N-acetyltransferase GlmU; translated protein: MSKTAASPIAVIVLAAGLGTRMKSSTPKMLHELCGRSMLSHAVHAAAGVSPDHIVVVTGHQRERVQQAVAGIAEELNRPVLTAVQEEQNGTGHAVMCGLSALPEDFTGTILVTTSDVPMLDSATLHDLLDVHDQHPRPAVTVLTATVPDPTGYGRIVRNSNGEVLSIVEQADASEDEKVINEVNSGVYAFDATQLRRSLELLDTNNEQGELYLTDVISIARQADRPVRAHRLDDAFVVAGVNNRVQMAEVAAEMNRRILTHWMTEGVTIVDPLNTWIDVDVELSRDVTILPGCQLHGTTTVAEAATIGPDCSLTNITVGRDAEVVRAHGSDAVIGDGATVGPWAYLRPGTNLGPESKMGTFTEMKNATIGRGTKVPHLSYVGDATVGEYSNIGAASVFVNYDGVHKHHTTIGSHVRMGSDTMYVAPVTVGDGVYSGAGTIIRRDVPPGALTYSDAPQRIVENWVLNHRAGTAAATAASQAQAEATAAEPGNDSVEDSAQ